In Chloroflexota bacterium, one DNA window encodes the following:
- a CDS encoding glutamine amidotransferase family protein encodes MCGIVGLFLKQESLESSLGEWLEPMLVAMADRGPDSAGFAIYHNPAPDGALKLTLYHPETGFNWETIAEGLGTAFVGSVDLQVRVTHAVIVVNATEDEARAWLRRHFPDVRITSVGAEIEIYKEKGLPDDVAQSYAIGQMTGSHALAHTRMATESAVTTEHSHPFSTGRDLCLVHNGSLSNHNRLRSELERHGMIFQTDNDSEVAAGYLTHRMAEGASLEEALESSLEDLDGFFTFAIGTRDGFAVLRDGIACKPAVLAETDQWVAMASEYRSIAHLPGAAGARIWEPAPATVYAWSRN; translated from the coding sequence ATGTGCGGGATCGTTGGGTTGTTCCTCAAGCAGGAATCGCTTGAGTCCTCGCTGGGCGAATGGCTAGAGCCCATGCTCGTGGCCATGGCCGACCGCGGCCCCGACAGCGCCGGGTTCGCGATCTACCACAATCCCGCCCCCGACGGCGCGCTCAAGCTCACCCTCTATCACCCCGAAACCGGCTTTAACTGGGAGACAATTGCGGAAGGTCTCGGCACGGCGTTCGTGGGGAGTGTCGATCTGCAGGTGCGCGTGACGCATGCCGTGATCGTGGTCAACGCCACCGAAGACGAGGCGCGCGCCTGGCTGCGACGGCACTTTCCCGACGTGCGCATCACCAGCGTCGGCGCCGAGATTGAAATCTATAAGGAAAAGGGTCTTCCTGACGACGTGGCCCAGAGCTACGCCATCGGCCAAATGACCGGTTCGCACGCCCTGGCGCATACCCGCATGGCAACCGAGAGCGCCGTGACCACCGAGCACTCGCACCCCTTCTCGACCGGACGCGACCTGTGCCTGGTGCACAACGGCTCGCTGTCCAACCACAACCGGCTGCGCAGCGAGCTCGAACGCCACGGCATGATCTTTCAGACCGACAACGACAGCGAGGTCGCCGCCGGCTATCTCACGCATCGCATGGCGGAGGGCGCATCGCTGGAAGAGGCGCTCGAATCCAGCCTGGAAGATCTCGACGGCTTTTTCACGTTTGCCATCGGCACGCGCGACGGCTTCGCCGTGCTTCGCGACGGCATCGCCTGCAAGCCTGCGGTGCTGGCCGAGACCGACCAATGGGTGGCCATGGCGTCCGAGTACCGCTCCATCGCCCACCTGCCGGGGGCCGCGGGCGCGCGGATCTGGGAGCCTGCGCCGGCAACCGTCTACGCCTGGTCGCGCAACTGA
- a CDS encoding sarcosine oxidase subunit delta: MKIMPCPLNGPRNIQEFTCGGEVVVPPEPDRADAATWADYLFLHDSAAGIVREWWYHVPTSFWFIADRNTVTDEIVRTFLPRELFGTNARSDQP; encoded by the coding sequence ATGAAGATCATGCCGTGTCCGCTCAACGGGCCGCGAAACATCCAGGAGTTCACGTGCGGCGGCGAGGTGGTCGTGCCGCCGGAGCCCGACCGCGCCGACGCCGCCACTTGGGCCGACTATCTCTTCCTGCACGACAGCGCCGCCGGAATCGTGCGCGAGTGGTGGTATCACGTGCCCACGAGCTTCTGGTTCATCGCCGACCGCAACACGGTCACCGATGAGATCGTGCGCACCTTCCTGCCGCGCGAGCTCTTCGGCACCAACGCTCGGTCGGACCAGCCATGA
- a CDS encoding FAD-dependent oxidoreductase, with the protein MPLGLLKYGLRPRRPPDRFLPPRPELKRAYDTVIIGGGGHGLAAAYYLATEHDITDVAVLDKGYLGGGNTGRNTAIVRANYLTEEGVQFYAESLDLWRGLSSELDFNLQYTERGHLTLAHADSAIRTMRWRAEVNKHFGVDSELISPDEIAKLAPGLDLSGDVRHPVLAALYHPPGATARHDAVVWAYAARAAAQGVELHSDTEVTGIQVEGGRVTGVETSRGTIQCNRVLQAVAGQSSLVSAMAGFRLPIHTVPLQACVSLPLKPWLDPIVVSGSLHVYIWQSARGEVVIGGATDPYGLYANRSTLEFAEGTLLPVLELFPFLANVKMLRQWAGMCDMTPDFSPVMGVTPVENLYIDAGWGTWGFKATPVCGKRMAELIATGRTPDLLQPFRLSRFAEFEQVGEKGAASVGH; encoded by the coding sequence ATGCCGCTCGGCTTGCTGAAATACGGACTGCGACCGCGCCGCCCGCCTGACCGGTTTCTCCCGCCCCGCCCGGAGCTCAAGCGCGCCTACGACACCGTGATCATCGGCGGCGGCGGCCACGGTCTCGCGGCGGCCTACTACCTGGCGACCGAGCACGACATCACCGACGTCGCAGTGCTCGACAAGGGCTATCTCGGCGGCGGGAACACGGGTCGAAACACCGCCATCGTGCGGGCCAACTATCTGACCGAGGAAGGCGTGCAGTTCTACGCCGAGTCCCTGGATCTCTGGCGCGGGCTGAGCAGCGAGCTCGACTTCAACCTGCAGTACACCGAGCGCGGCCACCTCACGCTGGCCCACGCCGACTCGGCCATCCGGACCATGCGCTGGCGCGCCGAGGTCAACAAGCACTTCGGGGTCGATTCCGAGCTGATCTCTCCCGACGAGATCGCCAAGCTGGCGCCGGGCCTCGACCTGTCCGGCGACGTGCGGCATCCGGTGCTCGCGGCGCTGTATCACCCGCCCGGCGCGACGGCCCGGCACGACGCGGTCGTGTGGGCCTACGCCGCGCGCGCCGCCGCCCAAGGCGTCGAGCTGCATTCCGACACCGAGGTCACCGGAATTCAGGTCGAGGGCGGTCGCGTGACGGGCGTCGAAACCTCGCGCGGGACCATTCAGTGCAACCGCGTGCTGCAGGCGGTGGCCGGGCAAAGCTCCCTCGTCTCGGCGATGGCCGGCTTTCGCCTGCCGATCCACACCGTGCCGCTGCAGGCCTGCGTGTCGCTGCCGCTCAAGCCCTGGCTCGATCCGATCGTGGTATCGGGCAGCCTGCACGTATATATCTGGCAGTCGGCGCGCGGCGAAGTGGTCATCGGCGGCGCCACCGATCCCTACGGGCTCTACGCCAACCGATCGACGCTCGAGTTTGCCGAGGGCACGCTGCTGCCGGTGCTCGAGCTGTTTCCGTTCCTCGCCAACGTCAAGATGCTGCGCCAGTGGGCCGGCATGTGCGACATGACACCCGACTTTAGCCCGGTGATGGGCGTCACCCCGGTCGAGAACCTCTATATCGACGCCGGCTGGGGCACCTGGGGCTTCAAGGCCACGCCCGTCTGCGGCAAGCGGATGGCGGAGCTCATCGCCACCGGGCGCACGCCGGACCTCTTGCAGCCGTTTCGGCTAAGTCGCTTCGCCGAGTTCGAGCAGGTTGGTGAAAAGGGCGCGGCGTCGGTGGGCCACTAG
- the glnT gene encoding type III glutamate--ammonia ligase — MDHDLAAMVRDKGIKYLLFSFTDLFGVMRSKLVPAHAVEEMQDEGAGFAGFAAHLDMTPADPDLWAVPDPASLIQLPWEPELGWVATNLVMNDAPVGHAPRVVLSQAIEAAKARGFQLKSGVECEFFILEADGSGIADGQDTQDKPCYDQMALLRRYELIREICDVMNELGWGPYQNDHEDANGQFEMNWTYSDALTTADRHAFFKFMVRHLAEKHGLRATFMPKPFTQLTGSGCHVHFSLWDAAGDTNVFLDETEEMGLSETAYHFLGGVLHAAPALCAVTNPTVNSYKRLNAPTTTSGSTWAPNAISYAGNNRTHMVRIPDAGRLETRLPDGAANPYLLQAALLAAGLDGIEQRRDPGERLDNNMYEAGADVDIPRLPLNLLDALRNLDGSQEMRAGLGDELVSSYVSLKMANWHDFMGHTSEWERANTLDI, encoded by the coding sequence ATGGACCACGATCTGGCGGCCATGGTTCGCGACAAGGGCATCAAATATCTGCTCTTCAGCTTCACCGATCTGTTCGGCGTCATGCGCTCGAAGCTCGTGCCGGCCCATGCCGTCGAGGAGATGCAGGACGAGGGCGCCGGTTTCGCCGGCTTCGCCGCTCACCTCGACATGACGCCGGCCGATCCCGACCTGTGGGCCGTCCCCGATCCCGCCAGCCTCATCCAACTGCCGTGGGAACCCGAGCTCGGCTGGGTCGCGACCAACCTCGTGATGAACGATGCGCCGGTCGGCCATGCGCCGCGTGTGGTGCTCAGCCAAGCGATCGAGGCCGCCAAGGCCCGTGGATTCCAGCTGAAGTCGGGCGTTGAGTGCGAGTTTTTCATCCTTGAGGCGGACGGCTCGGGCATCGCGGACGGGCAGGACACCCAGGACAAACCCTGCTACGACCAGATGGCGCTGTTGCGACGCTACGAGCTCATCCGCGAGATCTGCGACGTGATGAACGAGCTTGGCTGGGGGCCGTATCAAAACGACCACGAGGACGCCAACGGCCAGTTCGAGATGAACTGGACCTACAGCGACGCGCTCACCACCGCCGACCGCCACGCCTTCTTCAAGTTCATGGTCCGTCACCTGGCCGAGAAGCACGGCTTGCGCGCCACCTTCATGCCCAAGCCGTTCACCCAGCTCACTGGGAGCGGCTGCCATGTCCACTTCTCGCTGTGGGACGCGGCGGGCGACACCAACGTATTCCTGGATGAAACCGAGGAGATGGGCCTCTCCGAGACGGCCTATCACTTCCTGGGCGGGGTGCTGCACGCCGCGCCGGCCCTGTGCGCCGTCACCAATCCCACGGTCAACAGCTACAAGCGCCTGAACGCGCCGACCACCACCTCCGGCTCGACGTGGGCGCCCAACGCGATCAGCTACGCCGGCAACAACCGCACGCACATGGTGCGCATTCCCGACGCCGGCCGGCTCGAGACGCGTCTGCCCGACGGCGCCGCCAATCCCTATCTGCTGCAGGCCGCTCTGCTGGCCGCGGGGCTGGACGGCATCGAGCAGCGGCGCGACCCGGGCGAACGTCTCGACAACAACATGTACGAAGCCGGAGCGGACGTCGACATCCCCCGGCTGCCGTTGAACCTGCTCGACGCGCTGCGGAACCTCGATGGCAGCCAGGAGATGCGCGCCGGGCTGGGCGATGAGCTGGTGAGCAGCTACGTGAGCCTGAAGATGGCCAATTGGCACGACTTCATGGGGCACACCAGCGAGTGGGAGCGCGCCAACACGCTGGACATCTAG
- a CDS encoding sarcosine oxidase, with protein MHDAVQTAGGTIAEHAGVTVVTDFGDLEGEIAAAQRLGLADLSPLPRVGFRGPGAREWLSARGVDLPDEPNCARVQPDGAIAVTRSWTEVLVLGAIHGADSLCARLEAGAADAGRARAYSLPRFDGLFWFALTGASAADCLAKGCGVDMRQSAFPSGSVAQTSLARLNAVIVRVDLGETPLFHLLGDSASGEYAWGSLLDAMQEFGGRPVGLRALHALAGEFE; from the coding sequence GTGCATGACGCCGTTCAAACCGCCGGAGGCACGATTGCCGAGCACGCCGGTGTGACCGTTGTGACCGACTTCGGCGATCTCGAAGGGGAAATCGCCGCGGCTCAACGGCTGGGCCTGGCCGACCTCTCGCCGCTGCCGCGCGTGGGTTTCCGGGGACCCGGCGCCCGCGAGTGGCTATCCGCGCGGGGTGTCGACCTGCCTGACGAACCCAACTGCGCGCGCGTCCAGCCGGACGGCGCGATTGCGGTCACGCGCTCGTGGACCGAGGTGCTGGTGCTCGGGGCAATTCACGGCGCCGACAGCCTCTGTGCGCGCCTCGAAGCGGGCGCGGCGGACGCCGGCCGCGCTCGCGCCTATTCGCTGCCGCGCTTTGACGGCTTGTTCTGGTTCGCGCTCACGGGCGCCTCAGCCGCCGACTGCCTGGCCAAGGGGTGCGGCGTCGACATGCGCCAGTCGGCCTTCCCGTCGGGCTCGGTGGCGCAGACGTCGCTCGCTCGACTCAATGCAGTCATCGTGCGCGTCGACCTGGGCGAAACGCCGCTGTTCCACCTGCTCGGGGACAGCGCGTCAGGCGAGTACGCCTGGGGCTCGCTCCTCGATGCGATGCAGGAGTTTGGCGGCAGGCCCGTGGGACTGCGTGCGCTGCACGCGCTGGCCGGTGAATTCGAGTAG
- a CDS encoding 2Fe-2S iron-sulfur cluster-binding protein — MTRERLPPPAGSRIDRAQPVMFEFEGRAYTGYAGDTIASALAANGVWCLSRSFKLHRPRGSFGFAGDEAGSLVQLETEPNVQADTRLIEPGMRVQAQNTIGGLDRDWAALLGRFERFLPVGFYYKAFYKPRGVWNWWEKVIRRTAGLGRVDRGWEPEYFDKAYANCDVAVIGGGAAGLSAAAACGAEGLDVLLVEREPELGGWLTYGRLGPGDSALDDLRGRVQALPSVRVMTSATCTGWYGGDWLAVAQGNRLHKVRAKAVIACTGGTSQPSVFRNNDLPGIVSATAVQRLLRHHGVRPGRRAVVLTAGDEGYAAALDLAENGTDVAAVVDCRPEPPAGPMASQAEARGHRILSGHTLREAWRDSQRLQIGGLLVTPVTGPVACAADGERIDCDLLVVAVGVSPAGGLLAQAGAKFRPNGRGAVPRLASLPDHAFAAGVVAGAATVEEAYAQGEQAAQAAAADLSGSATDARSIPARPDSDEPTASWPVFPHPDGHEFVDLDEDVTIREIEDALAEGYEDIELLKRYSTVGMGPSQGRLSAIATAAVTAAARETTSAEVGATTNRPPAYPTRFGLFAGRGFQPVRHTPMHGWHVGAGAQMMTAGLWMRPAYYGRPDQRADAIADEVLAVRRAAGLIDVSTLGGFEIRGPDALEFLERAYTPSFRRLRVGRTRYALLTDEQGVVVDDGVAARLGPDHYYVTASTSGAEQLYPLLLWYQAQWQLDVDIADVTPAYGAINIAGPKARRVLEKLGTDIDLSPEACPYLAARTGALAGVDVRLLRIGFVGELGYEIHPPASLSLGLWEALIDAGREHGIRPFGVEAQRVLRLEKGHLIVTQDTDGLTHPHEVDLGWALGRRKPFYIGKRSIEILREKGLSRRLVGYAVPDRAASVPEEGHLVVREGEITGRVTSSAWSPVLDRAIGLAFVAPDQAKVGSSITIKVAGGRLVEAEIARLPFYDPDNTRQAM; from the coding sequence ATGACGCGCGAGCGTCTGCCGCCTCCGGCCGGCAGCCGGATCGACCGTGCCCAGCCCGTGATGTTCGAGTTCGAGGGGCGTGCCTACACCGGCTACGCCGGCGACACCATCGCCAGCGCACTGGCCGCGAACGGCGTGTGGTGCCTGTCGCGTTCCTTCAAGCTGCATCGCCCGCGGGGGTCGTTTGGGTTCGCCGGTGACGAGGCCGGATCGCTGGTCCAACTCGAAACCGAGCCCAACGTCCAGGCCGACACGCGCCTCATCGAGCCCGGCATGCGGGTGCAGGCGCAGAACACCATCGGCGGTCTCGATAGGGATTGGGCGGCCCTGCTGGGGCGCTTCGAGCGCTTCTTGCCCGTGGGCTTCTACTACAAGGCCTTCTACAAGCCGCGCGGCGTCTGGAACTGGTGGGAGAAGGTCATTCGCCGCACGGCCGGCCTCGGGCGGGTCGATCGCGGGTGGGAGCCCGAATACTTCGACAAGGCTTACGCAAACTGCGACGTCGCGGTCATCGGCGGCGGCGCGGCGGGTCTGTCTGCCGCTGCCGCGTGCGGCGCCGAGGGGTTGGACGTGCTGCTCGTCGAGCGCGAGCCCGAGCTAGGCGGATGGCTCACCTACGGGCGGCTGGGACCGGGCGACAGCGCCCTCGATGACTTGCGCGGGCGCGTTCAAGCCCTGCCATCGGTGCGAGTGATGACGTCCGCGACCTGCACCGGCTGGTACGGCGGCGACTGGCTGGCCGTGGCGCAGGGCAATCGACTGCACAAGGTCCGAGCCAAGGCCGTCATCGCCTGCACCGGCGGCACGAGCCAGCCGTCCGTCTTTCGCAACAACGACCTGCCGGGCATCGTGTCGGCTACGGCGGTACAGCGCCTTCTCCGGCATCACGGCGTGCGGCCCGGCCGCCGCGCCGTGGTGCTGACGGCCGGAGACGAAGGCTACGCCGCGGCGCTCGACCTGGCCGAGAACGGGACCGACGTGGCCGCCGTGGTCGACTGCCGCCCGGAGCCGCCGGCCGGCCCAATGGCCTCCCAGGCCGAAGCCCGCGGACATCGAATTCTGTCCGGCCACACCCTGCGCGAGGCCTGGCGCGACTCGCAGCGCTTGCAGATCGGCGGCTTGCTGGTCACGCCCGTCACGGGACCCGTCGCATGCGCCGCCGACGGAGAACGCATCGACTGCGACCTGCTGGTGGTCGCCGTGGGCGTGTCGCCCGCTGGAGGCCTTTTGGCGCAGGCGGGCGCCAAGTTCCGCCCCAACGGGCGCGGGGCCGTGCCGCGTCTGGCATCCCTGCCGGACCACGCATTCGCCGCGGGCGTCGTGGCAGGGGCGGCGACGGTGGAAGAGGCTTACGCGCAAGGCGAACAGGCCGCCCAGGCGGCCGCGGCAGACCTGTCAGGCTCCGCCACCGATGCCCGTTCGATCCCCGCGCGACCAGATTCCGATGAACCCACCGCGTCGTGGCCGGTTTTTCCGCACCCGGACGGCCACGAGTTCGTCGACCTCGACGAGGACGTGACCATTCGGGAAATCGAAGACGCCCTGGCGGAGGGCTACGAGGACATTGAGCTTCTCAAGCGCTACTCGACCGTCGGCATGGGCCCGAGCCAGGGCCGCCTCTCGGCGATCGCGACGGCCGCCGTCACGGCAGCGGCTCGCGAAACCACCTCGGCTGAAGTCGGCGCCACGACCAACCGGCCCCCGGCCTACCCCACGCGCTTCGGCCTATTCGCCGGCCGAGGATTCCAACCGGTGCGGCACACGCCGATGCACGGATGGCACGTCGGCGCGGGCGCCCAGATGATGACCGCCGGACTCTGGATGCGACCGGCCTACTACGGGCGTCCAGATCAGCGCGCCGATGCAATTGCCGACGAGGTCTTGGCGGTGCGCCGCGCCGCGGGCCTGATCGACGTCTCCACGCTCGGCGGCTTCGAGATCCGCGGTCCCGACGCGCTGGAATTCCTCGAGCGCGCCTATACCCCCTCGTTCCGCCGTCTGCGGGTGGGCCGCACCCGCTACGCGCTGTTGACCGATGAGCAAGGCGTCGTCGTGGACGACGGCGTGGCGGCGAGGCTGGGACCCGACCACTACTACGTGACGGCCAGCACGTCCGGTGCGGAGCAACTCTATCCCCTGCTGCTCTGGTACCAGGCGCAGTGGCAGCTCGACGTCGATATCGCCGATGTCACGCCGGCCTACGGCGCCATCAACATCGCCGGACCCAAGGCTCGCCGGGTGCTGGAGAAGCTGGGGACTGACATCGATCTATCGCCCGAGGCATGCCCCTACCTTGCGGCACGCACCGGCGCGCTGGCGGGGGTGGACGTGCGTCTGCTGCGGATCGGCTTCGTGGGGGAGCTGGGCTACGAGATCCACCCGCCCGCGTCCCTGAGCCTCGGGCTGTGGGAGGCGCTGATCGACGCCGGCCGCGAGCACGGCATCCGGCCATTCGGCGTGGAGGCCCAGCGCGTGCTGCGGCTCGAAAAAGGGCACCTCATCGTCACCCAGGACACCGACGGCCTCACCCATCCGCACGAGGTCGACCTGGGGTGGGCGCTGGGCCGCCGCAAGCCCTTCTACATCGGCAAGCGCTCGATCGAGATCCTGCGCGAAAAGGGCCTTTCCCGCCGGCTCGTCGGTTACGCAGTGCCCGACCGCGCTGCGTCGGTTCCCGAGGAAGGCCACCTCGTGGTGCGAGAGGGCGAGATCACGGGTCGCGTCACGTCGTCGGCGTGGTCGCCGGTCCTCGATCGGGCCATCGGGCTCGCCTTCGTGGCGCCCGATCAGGCCAAGGTCGGCAGCAGCATCACAATCAAGGTGGCGGGGGGACGGCTGGTCGAGGCCGAGATCGCGCGGCTGCCGTTCTACGACCCCGACAACACCAGGCAGGCCATGTAG
- a CDS encoding FMN-binding glutamate synthase family protein — protein sequence MAELPDPAGLRESATFPPETIAEIQRAASEGLYDIRGWGAKRRLPTFDDLLLLGASLSRYPLEGYRERCDTNVTLGTRFAKQPIELKIPVTIAGMSFGSLSANAKEALGLAATEMGTSTTTGDGGMTDEERVASKTLVYQVLPSRYGLNPDDLRRADAIEIVVGQGAKPGGGGMLLGLKVSDRVADMRTLPAGIDQRSASRHPDWTGPDDLTIKIRELREITDWQKPIYVKMAATRVQYDVQLAVKAGADVIVLDGMQGGTGATQDVFIEHVGIPTLPAVRQATDTLQELGMHRKVQLVVSGGIRSGADVAKALALGADAVSIGVAALIALNCNRPLYLEDYAALGTAPGYCHHCQTGRCPVGVTTQDPELEARLEPKAAARRVRNYLSTMVLEAQTLARACGKSHMLNLEPEDLVALTPEAAAMARVPLAGTNWIPGLGASD from the coding sequence ATGGCTGAACTGCCCGATCCCGCCGGCCTGCGCGAGTCCGCCACGTTTCCGCCCGAGACGATCGCCGAGATCCAGCGCGCGGCGTCCGAGGGGCTCTACGACATTCGCGGCTGGGGCGCCAAGCGGCGGCTTCCCACCTTTGACGACCTTCTCTTGCTGGGCGCCTCGCTGTCGCGCTACCCGCTGGAGGGCTATCGCGAGCGCTGCGACACCAACGTGACCCTGGGCACGCGCTTTGCCAAGCAGCCGATCGAGCTCAAGATTCCCGTCACCATCGCCGGGATGAGCTTCGGGTCGCTCAGCGCCAACGCCAAGGAGGCGCTCGGCCTGGCCGCCACCGAGATGGGCACCAGCACCACCACCGGCGACGGCGGCATGACCGACGAGGAACGCGTGGCGTCAAAGACGCTGGTCTACCAGGTGCTGCCGTCGCGCTACGGCCTAAATCCCGATGACCTGCGCCGCGCCGACGCCATCGAGATTGTCGTCGGCCAGGGCGCCAAGCCGGGCGGCGGCGGCATGCTGCTCGGGCTGAAGGTGAGCGACCGCGTGGCCGACATGCGCACGCTGCCGGCGGGCATCGACCAGCGCAGCGCCAGCCGGCATCCCGACTGGACCGGCCCCGACGACCTGACGATCAAGATCCGCGAGCTGCGCGAGATCACCGACTGGCAGAAGCCGATCTACGTGAAGATGGCGGCCACGCGCGTGCAATATGACGTCCAGCTGGCGGTCAAGGCCGGCGCGGACGTGATCGTTCTGGACGGCATGCAGGGCGGCACCGGCGCGACGCAGGACGTCTTCATCGAGCACGTGGGCATCCCGACCCTGCCGGCGGTTCGACAGGCCACCGACACGCTGCAAGAGCTGGGCATGCATCGCAAAGTGCAGCTGGTGGTGTCGGGCGGGATTCGCAGCGGGGCCGACGTGGCCAAGGCGCTGGCGCTCGGCGCGGACGCGGTGTCCATCGGCGTCGCCGCGCTCATTGCGCTCAACTGCAACCGCCCGCTGTACCTGGAGGACTACGCGGCGCTGGGCACCGCTCCCGGCTACTGTCACCACTGCCAGACCGGCCGCTGCCCGGTGGGCGTCACGACCCAGGATCCGGAGCTCGAGGCTCGGCTGGAGCCGAAGGCCGCGGCGCGGCGGGTGCGCAACTACCTGTCGACCATGGTGCTCGAAGCCCAAACCTTGGCGCGAGCCTGCGGCAAGTCGCACATGCTCAATCTCGAGCCGGAAGACCTCGTGGCGCTGACCCCCGAGGCCGCGGCCATGGCCCGCGTGCCGCTGGCCGGCACGAATTGGATTCCAGGGCTCGGAGCCTCAGACTAA
- a CDS encoding protein glxC: MITVDLNRVDIRELNQRLHDLNGDDGRTPWRIVGTDGRHSIAVGLNAPLTVSIEGHVGYYCAGMNQHADVTVNGHAGPGLAENMMSGAVRVTGNASQGAGASAHGGLLVIEGDASSRCGISLKGGDIVVGGSVGHMSAFMAQAGRLVVCGDAGAGLGDSIYEAELYVAGSVGGLGADCVEKDMTDDHRSRLAELLCRAGVDADAGSFRRYGSARTLYNFHVDHAGAY; this comes from the coding sequence ATGATCACCGTCGATCTCAATCGCGTTGACATCCGCGAGCTGAATCAACGCCTGCACGATCTGAACGGCGACGACGGGCGGACCCCGTGGCGCATCGTCGGCACGGACGGACGGCACTCGATTGCCGTGGGCCTCAACGCGCCGTTGACGGTGTCCATCGAAGGTCACGTGGGCTACTACTGCGCCGGCATGAATCAGCACGCCGACGTCACGGTGAACGGACATGCCGGACCGGGCCTGGCCGAGAACATGATGTCCGGCGCCGTGCGCGTCACCGGCAACGCCAGCCAAGGGGCCGGCGCCTCGGCGCACGGCGGCCTGCTGGTGATCGAGGGCGACGCCAGCTCCCGCTGCGGCATCTCGCTCAAGGGCGGCGACATCGTCGTGGGCGGCTCCGTCGGCCACATGAGCGCGTTCATGGCGCAGGCGGGCCGCCTGGTCGTATGCGGCGATGCCGGCGCCGGACTCGGCGACTCGATCTATGAGGCCGAGCTGTACGTCGCCGGATCGGTCGGAGGGCTGGGCGCGGACTGCGTGGAGAAGGATATGACCGACGACCACCGCTCCCGTCTCGCCGAGCTCCTGTGCCGCGCCGGCGTCGACGCCGATGCGGGGTCGTTCCGCCGCTACGGCTCGGCCCGCACGCTCTATAACTTTCACGTGGACCACGCGGGGGCCTATTGA